The Candidatus Endomicrobium procryptotermitis genomic sequence GCAGTGATAGCGAATGCGGACATCAAATACAACGAACAAGGGAAAGTGATAGTAAGCAACGACAAAGGCAACATGACATTGAACACAAAAGAATTTGAATATATAGAAATAAAAGATAAAGATGAAAGAAGAAGTTATGATTACGGGGGAGGAGCAAGTTTTGGAAAAGTGGAGTGCTTGTTGAAAATACTAATGGGCTTATAATATGTTTCTTTTCTAAACACACTAATTTTGATAATAGAAATGATGTTTAAATTGCTCAGATAGAAGATTGGCTTAACAACAGACCTAGAAAATGTCTAAATTATTTTACATCTTAAGGAGGTTTTTAATTCCACTACTGCATTAGCAATTTGAACTTTGTTTATTCTACAAAGTCTTTACAAACACAGTAAAAAAGAGTATAAATAACTGTTATGTCTTAAAAAATATTAAGACGTCTATCTTCAAGGGGAGGGGAATTATGGCAGAAGCAAGATGTATGAAATGCAAAAAACAGGTTGAAGTTAAAGATGCCAAAGATACCGTAACAAAAAATGGTATGAAAGCGGTTACGGGTGTATGTCCCATATGCGCAACAAAGGTCTATAGAATTGTTGGCAAAAATAAGTAGCAAATCTACGGGGTTAACCTTATAAATAAGCTAAACAAGCGGATTAAAGGTTAACTCTGTTCTTTTTGGCGTATAAAGTAGTTGTCAGAATTTAATTATAATATATCTTGGAGTTATGAATGAGCAGCGGGGACAAAATAATCAACTGGATAACTTCGGATCTCGGACTGCAGGAAAGCGGAGTAAAAAATACAGTAATAATGCTTAGCGAAGGAGATACCGTTCCTTTCATATCGCGTTACAGAAAGGAAAAAACGGGCAATTTTGACGAAGTAAATATCAGAGATATTAATGATAAGCTTCAATATTATATAGAACTTGAAACAAGAAAAGAGACAATATTAAACAGTATTGAAGAGCAGAAAAAAATGACTCCAGAGCTTAAAAGGCAGATTGAAGACTGTAAAGAAAAAACAAAGCTTGAAGATATATACCTGCCTTACAAACCGAAACTCCGGACTAAAGCCACAATAGCAAAAGCCGCGGGACTTGAACCTCTTGCAAATGAAATTATGGAACAAAAACTCAGCATGAAAGAAAATAGGGAAGAGATAATAAAACCTTATTTAAATGCTGAAAAAGGAATAGACACTATAGAAAAGGCTGTTACCGGGTCGATAGACATTATTGCCGAACGGATTTCCGATAATGCTGCAATAAGAGAAATTTTAAGAAATTTTATGATAGTAAACGGCAATGTCCGTTCTAAAGCTGTAAAAGCTGCCAAAAATATAAAAACTAAGTATGACATGTATTACGATTATAGCGAACCTGTTAAAAATGCTGCAGGACACAGGCTTCTTGCGATAAGGCGCGGAGCAAAAGAAAAAATTTTGTCGTGGAAAATAGATTTAGACGATGAAGCGGCAGTGGATTTGATACTTTCAAAACTCGTTAATAACAAGGGAAACAAGTCTTTATTTTATCCCGAACTTTTTACCGCTGTAAAAACGTCTTATAACAGGCATTTATACCCTTCATTGCAAGTCGAAATATTTCTTGCAAAAATGGAAGAAGCTGACAAAGATGCCATTGATGTGTTTGCGAAGAACGCTAAAAATCTTCTACTTGCTCCACCGGCCGGACATAAAGTTATCATGGGCATAGATCCTGGTTTCAGAACCGGCTGCAAAATAGCCGTTATAGATGAAAATGGTAATTTTAAAGAATATCATGCTATATTTCCACATGAGCCTGCTTCAAGAATTCAGGAAGCCGAGGATATAGTAGTTGATCTTATAGAAGAATATTATGTCGAACTTATATCAGTTGGCAACGGTACAGCTTCAAAGGAAACCGTAACGTTTATTAACAACGTATTAAAAAAACATACTTTTAAAATTATGCCGAAAGTTATAGTTGTAAGCGAAGCGGGTGCTTCCGTGTATTCCGCTTCGCCTTTGGCGACAGACGAATTCCCCAATCTTGATGTTACCGTAAGAGGTGCAATAAGCATCGCGCGAAGGCTTCAGGATCCGCTTGCCGAACTTGTAAAAATAGATCCGAAATCAATCGGTGTTGGTCAATACCAGCATGATGTCAATCAGGGGAAGCTTAAAAAGCAGCTGGATGGAACAGTTGAATCTGCGGTTAACTTTGTAGGTGCGAATTTGAACTCCGCTTCAGTAGAACTTTTGTCATATGTTTCTGGTTTAAGCAAACTTGCCGCAAAAAATATAGTCGGTTACAGAACAAAAAACGGTTCTTTTAAAGATAAAAAAGAACTTTTGAAAGTAATTGGGCTTGGAGAAAAAACTTTTGTTCAATGCGCGGGTTTTTTAAGAATTCAGAACGGGCTCAATCCTCTGGATAATTCTGGAGTTCATCCGGAAAGTTATGTGGCAGTTGAAAAAATGGCTCTTGATTTAGGTGTTGACATTGAAGGACTTATAGGAAACGAAAATTTGATAAATCAGATTGATCCGAAAAAATATATTACCGAAAATACTGGACTTCTTACGTTAAACGACATTATGCATGAATTAAAAAAGCCTGGCGTTGACCCCAGAAGAGATTTTTTGACAGCTGAGTTTAGTTCGGAAATAAATACTCTGGAAGATATTCAGGAAAACATGGTTTTAAACGGCACGGTGACGAACGTGACAAATTTTGGAGCTTTTGTGGATATAGGCGTTCATCAGGACGGTTTGGTGCATATTTCAAAGCTCAGCAGCAGATTTATAACCAATCCGCATGAAGTTGTTTCAGTAGGCGATACAGTAAAAGTAAAAGTTCTGAAAGTAGATACGGAATTAAAAAGAATAAGCTTAGAGGTTGTGCGTCAAATATAATATGAGAATATATAAAAAAATAAAGCAATTAAGATCTAAAAACAAGCTTATCTTAAAATTGAAAGGAATGTGGCCTTTTGTAAAGCCTATTTTCCCTAAGGTAATACTTGGCTTGCTGCTTACTGTTCCCGTCGGAGCGCTTGATGCGCTTATTGCGATGTTTCTTAAACCTTATATGGACAATGTGATGGTTGCAAAAGAACCGTCAAATTTTATATACGTACCTTTTGTAATCGTAGGTTTTACGATTGTTCAGGGCATTTTTAATTTTCTCGCCGTTTATGTTAGTGGATGGACCGCAAACAAAATAACTATCAATATTAAAAGGCTATTATTTGACAAACTTCTTTCGTTGTCGCCGTCATTTTTTGATAAAACTTCTTCTGGCAATGTTTTTTTTAGATTTTCCAAAGATGCGGAAACCGCAAGCAACGGACTTATCAATAACATAAAAACTATAGTTACTAGAGTTGTTTCAATAGTATCGCTCGTGGCTGTTTTGCTTTACAATTCATGGCATCTTACCATTATATCGATATTTGTGCTTGGATGCGCTTTTCTTCCTTTGTATTTTGTTAAGAAAAGAATGAAAATGGTATTTGAGAAATCGGTATCGGTAGAAAGTGATTTGATTACTGTATATAATGAAGCGTTTATGGGAAATAGGACTATAACGTCTTATAATTTGCAGAGCATGAAAATGAATGATTTTGATGGACTCCTCGGTAAATCGTTCAATTTAAAAATGGCTTTGCTTAAAAATACGGCATGGCTTTCTCCAGTAATGCATATAATTTCTTCTTTCGGTGTTGCAGGAGTAGTTTTTTTCGGCACATATCTGGTTGTAAACGATATGATAACAAGCGGGAATTTTGTTTCATTTCTGGCAGCTCTTCTCATGCTTTACACTCCGGTTAAGTCCATAGGGCAGCAGTTTGTAAGCATACAAGGCTCTTTTATGGCTATGGACCGCATATTTAAAATACTTAACATAAGACCGATCGTGAGAGATACAGAAGAACATCCTATTGAACTTAAAGGATTTAACAAGGAGATAATATTTGATAAAGTTTCTTTCAGTTATGATAATTTCAAAACCGTATTAAACGGTATAAGTTTTACTGTGAAAAAAGGAGAAACCGTAGCTCTGGTAGGAAACTCCGGAGGAGGCAAGACAACTTTAGTAAATCTTCTTTTAAGACTTTATAATACGAAATCTGGAAATATAATAATCGATGGAATTAAACTATGGAAAATAGCGCTGCATTCTTTGAGATCTCATATAGCGATAGTTTTTCAGGATAATTTTTTATTTTCTGGAACGATACGCGAAAATATAATGATTGGAAAACCCGATGCAAGCGAAAAAGAACTTTTAGAAGCTGTAAAAATGGCATGTCTTGATGAAGTTGTAGCTGGCTTTGAGGGTGGTCTGGACACTGTCATAGGAGAGAGAGGAATAATTTTGTCCGGTGGACAAAAACAACGCGTTGCAGTCGCAAGAGCGATTTTAAAAGACGCGCCGATAGTCATTTTGGATGAAGCCACAAGCGCTTTAGACAACAAATCCGAAAAAGAACTTCAAAAGGCTTTTGACAATTTAATGAAAGATAAAACCATATTTGTCATAGCTCACAGGCTTTCTACGGTGCAATATGCCGATAAAATACTTGTTTTAGATAATGGCAAAATTGTTGAACAGGGAACGCATGAAGAACTTATGGCTATGGAAGAAGGTGTGTACAGACAATTGTATCAGATTCAATTTAAAAGTTAAGATTTTAAATTCAGTTGTTATGGGAGGAATAAAATGGCGGATAAATTTTCTTTTGACATTGTTTCTGAAGTCGATATGATGGAAGTCGAAAACGCCGTAAATCAGGCACAGAAAGAGCTTTCGGCAAGATTTGATTTTAAAGGCAGTAAATCGTCCATAGAGCTTAACAAAAGCGATAAAAAAATAACACTTGTTGCCGACGATGATTTTAAGTTGAAAGCTTTAAAAGACATACTTGAGGGTCGTTTTGCCAAACGAGGCGTGTCTATAAAATCACTGAATTATAGAGCGCAGGAAAAAGCTTTTGAAGGTTACATAAGGCAGGTTGCCGAAATTATTTCGGGACTTCCATCCGATAAAGCGAAAGAGCTTGTAAAACTCATAAAAGATTCAAAATTTAAAGTACAGACACAGATTGACGGCTCAAAAGTTAAGGTTATTTCTTCTAAGAAAGATGATTTGCAGCAGGTAATAGCGTATTTGAAACAGGTAAATTTTTCTCTTCCGCTCCAGTTTACAAATTACAGATAAAAAAAATAAGTAAAATATTTATATTTGTTTTAGTTAAATAAAATCAAAAATAGATGGGAAAAGAGGTTTGCAAAGGCGTAATTATTTTTGTTATAATCTTTTCGTGTCCAAATAAATATTCAACGGTGGAACGATGTCTGTACAAAAAGGAAGAATACTTATTGTTGACGACGAACAGGGAATAAGAGATCTGTTAATAAGTGAATTTAGCAAAATGGGATATGAAGTTTTCGCTGTAATAAACGGCGAAGAAGCCGCCGCAAAATTACGGGCAAAAAAGATTGACATAGTAATCACCGAAATGAAAATGCCAAGGTTTGACGGGCTTGAACTCCTCAAATTCATAAAAGAAAAAGCTCTAGAAACTGAAGTAATAATAATAACAGGTTACGCCGCTGTAGAAAATGCACTTGACGCCATGAGATGCGGCGCGTATGATTTTGTGCAAAAGCCTTTTAATATGGATGAGCTTGTGGCTCTTGTCGAAAAAGCTCTGGAAAAAACTGAACTTAAAATGCTTGTTGCGCTTTATGAAAGCAGTAACGCTGTTTTTTCGAGTCTTAAACTTGAAGATTTATTTCCTATCATGACTTCGTTTGTAAAAAAAGTGACGCATTCTCAGGATGCGTCGATTTTCCTTTTGGATAATAACAATCATCTCTATCCTGCGTATTCGACTTATTCCAGATATGCGTCACAGAAAAATGAAATTGAACTTTTAGCTTCAAAACTTTGCGGAGAAAACAGAACCGAACCTATATTTTTTGACACTAGTGCCGTGCCGAAAAACCTTGACGGAATATTTACGTCGGACACGGAAATAAAATCTGTTATAGCTTTCCCGATGATGCTTAATAAGATGATGGGATATTTGCTTTTAACAAAAACTAACTCGGCGTATTCTTATGTAAAGTCGGATTTAAAAAATGCCGGCGTTCTTGCAGCACGGATAGCTCAGTCTATAGCTAATACGAAATTATACGAGAAACTTGAAGTTAAAATAGCGGAACTTGAACAAGTTTTAAGAAATTTGGATAAAGTGAAAGATACGGCTAAAGCGCCGGAGTCAAAATTTAGCGATACGGCGCTTTTTATATCGGAACAAGCGGAGTATATTGCTTCTCTTAAAGACATGCCTCAGCCGGCGGTTAACGCGTTAAATGAAATGAAAAATAAAGCACTCCAATGTCTTCATGAAACAAATCAAGAACAAAAATAATGTCATTGAAAAATAAAATTATCAGCGTTAAGGCGGAAAAAATCATCTTTCCCGGCCGTTCTTTATGCCGTTGCGAAGATGGAATAGCTTTGTTTGCCGAAGGGGTTCTCCCGGGTGAAACCGCGGATGTTCTTGTAATTAAAGATAAAAAGTCTTTTAGAGAAGGGGTCATAAAACGGATTGTTCAAAAGTCCGATGAAAGAATTGAACCCTTATGTTCTTCTTTTGGAAGCTGTGGCGGCTGTGCTTTTCAGAATACGGATTATGAAAATCAGGTAAAATATAAAAAAGGGTACATAGATGAACTGTTAAACATTTTTGGAGTTGAGATAGGTTCAATCCTTCAAAGTACGGAAATCTGGAACTACAGAAATAAGATGGAATTCAGCTTTTTTAATGGAGAAGGCATTACTGATTTGGGACTTCACTGCCGCGGAAGTTTCAATAAGTACATTTCGATTCCGCCGTGCTATATAGCTGACAAAGATTTCATTAAAGCCGCGCAGATTGTAAAAGATTTTGCTAATAAAAATGGAATTGCAGCATACGATAATAAAACTCACGAAGGTTTTTTCAGGCATCTGGTTTTAAGAAAAGCTAAAAATAACAATCAACTGCTTATAAATATTGTTACAAATGTTCTTGAAGGAAGTCATGCTTTTTTCGAACCGCTTGTAAAAAAGCTCAGAGATTTCGTTCAAAGTGTTTATTGGACGCAAAATGCAAGCCGGTCTGATGCAGTCGTTTTGGATAAACTTACTTTGCTTTTGGGAAAAGAAAACATAACCGAAAAATTGACTGTCGGAAACCGCGATTTTTATTTTAACGTGTCGCCTTTTTCTTTTTTTCAGACGAACTCAAAAGGCGCTGAAATGCTTTATAATGAAGTTTTGCGCCAGCTCAGCCCATCGAAAGAGGATATTCTGCTGGATTTGTACTGCGGTACAGGAACGATAGGCATATGTATGTCGCATAGAGTAAAAAAAGTAACGGGAATCGAGCAGTCGGCATCTGCGATAGAAAATGCAAAAACAAACGCTTTGCTCAATAATGCTGTAAATGCCGAGTTTTTTGCTTCGACTGTGGAGAAGTGGGTAAAAGAAAACAATCTGGCTTTTGACGCCATAATTGTCGATCCGCCAAGAAGCGGACTTACAAACGACATCATAAAATTCCTGCTTGGCTCACAGGCAAGAAAAATAATTTATGTATCATGCAATCCTTCTACGCTTGCCAGAGATTTGGCTTTAATGACTGCTTCGGGTAGATATGCCGTAAAAATTATTACTCCTACAGATATGTTCCCTCAGACATATCATATGGAAAGCGTTGTTTCATTAGAAAAAATATAAGAATCTTTAAAAACAAATGCAAATAAAAATGAAATTATTTGACGAAATAAATTCCAAACGATACTGGAATTCGGCTGCTGGCATAAAAAAATTTACTGTGCCTTTCAATGCGGGCCTTTTTGAAAAGTTTGCCGCTAAAGATGCTCGCATTCTTGATGTCGGCTGCGGCTATGGCAGAACGATAAGTGAACTGCATGACGCCGGATATGAAAATCTTTTCGGAACGGATTTTTCCGAGAAAATGATTGAATCGTCAAAAAACTTGTGTCCGTATTCGGATTTCAAAATTAAAAACAAATGAAAAAATTGGCTTTTCAGACGAAAGCTTTGATTCTGTTTTGCTTTTTGCCGTTTTAACATGTATAATCAATGAAAGTAAACAGGAAAAACTCATCACTGAAATAAACAGGGTTCTTAAGTCCGTCGGTATTGTATATGTAAACGATTTTCTGATTAATACAGGCAAGCACAGCAGCGAAAGATATGAACGTTTCAAAGAAAAATATGCATTATACGGCGTATTTGAGCTTTCCGACGGTGTCGTGTTAAGACATCATGACGAAGAATATGTTAAGCGGCTTTTTTCAGTTTTTGATAAAATTATTTTTGAAAAAACCGTTTATGATACGATGAACGGCAATAAAGTAAAAGGGTTCAGTTTTTTTGGAAAAAAGAAATAAAAATATTGATAATTAGCAGGTGTCAGTTTTGAAGGCAGCACTTTTAAAGCGCCGCTTATTATCTAATGATATAATTAAAGGAGGATTACGTATGGCTGTAAAAGCAAAAACTGAAATCAAGTTTGAAATTGTAAAAAATGTAGGTACAATTTCAGAAGGAAGCAAGGGCTGGAAAAAAGAGCTTAATGTCATTAAATGGAATGACCGAGATCCGAAATACGATTTGCGCGACTGGTCACCTGATCATACAAAAATGGGAAAAGGCATTACTTTGACAAAAGAAGAAGTGGCAAAACTGAAAGAAGTTCTTGCTTTGGCAGAATAATAACTTTAACACATATCGTAACAAATCGTTTGTGCAAAAACCACATCTTTTCGGCATATGGAAATTTACAGACGGACATCTGTTTTTAAAAGCGGATATCCGTCTGTAATGTCCGCAAAAACCGCATATCTGGAACCAGTTACTGCTATTTCAACCACTAGTCTTATTCAATCAAAGCGTTTTTATCGGAAGTAAACGCTTTTGAGCCGTCTTCAGATTTTTCTATTAGGAATCTGTTTTTTTGATCTTCCACATAACTTCAACCCTTTGTCGAACAAATTAAATTTTTATAATTTTACTTCTGAGTCTCTCTTTTTGGTTAGCAAAATGGGTTTTCTTCTATTTCACCATATGTTGTAGAGATTGGACTTGTATTTTTATAATACTTTATAAAAAAGTTTCTTCTTTTTTATCAAAATAAAAAATAATTGAAAAAATAATATGTTTTAATTATTATACGCATTGTAAAAAATTTTTTTGATATGGCTAAAAAGCCTTGACATATTTATTATAAATGTGTATAAATAACATGTTAAATTAAATGAAGGAAGTATAATAATGGTAAGACCATCACAAAATCTTAATAAAAAATTGATTGAACTTGGAAAAGAAAAAATTATTTCCTACGGAATTGCAAATTTGAGCATAAGACAGATATGTCTTGACGGTAAAATTAATCTCGGTATGTTTTATTATTATTTCAAGTCAAAAGAAAATTTTATTAAAGCTATTTTGAGGAGTCTGAACAATGATTTGGCGGCGATTTGGATTGTCCAATCTGAAAAGCTGTCAAGTTCGGTGGAAAAACTTAAAAAAGTTTTGCTGATAAACGTAAAGATGATAAGAGAAAAACATGGAATGATAGAAACTTTAATTAAAGATACGAATATTTTTGACAAGTTTTACGTTGAAATAGGAAAAGAAATGTATTCTTCATGGATAAAATTTTATTCCAATCTTATTAATGAATGCAAAAATGATGGATACTTAGACAAAAATATTGACACCGATATTTTGATTGCCATAATAACAGGGGCAGTTCACAGTTATGCAAAAAAGTATAATTTTTGTGATTATGACGATGAAAAAACTTATTATGCGGATATTGAAAAAATGATTGATTTTATAATGGAAAAATTTAAATAAAATTAAACGGAGATGTTAAATATGAAAAAAGTTAAGCTATTGTTGTTATTGAGTTTTGTTGCAGCTGTTCCTGTGTATGGAGAAATGTTAACTATGCAGCAATATTTGGATATTGTTTCCAAAAATAACAGCGAGCTGCAATCCGTTCAGGCGAATATAAATGCTATTAAAGGAAAAATAGCCGAAATCGAAAGAGCATATTCTTATTTTCTCAGCGCCGGAGTGACTTATGCCGATGATCAAAGCGGCAGACCTCTTGTTTCCGATATTTTGACTATGGAGAGGATGACGAGTTTTAATACTGATGTAAGTGTAAACAAACAATTTGAAACCGGTACAAATATTTCCATAGGTTTACAGGGTTCCTACGGCAATTATAACAATAGAATTTCTTCGGATTATGAAGTTACCGACCTTTCTCCTTTTATAAAGCTTGAGCAGTCTTTGTTAAAGGATTGGAAAGGCGGAGCTACGAAAGCGAGCATAGCTCAAGCAAGGGCAAACGCAAAATCGGCGCTTTATCTTTTGGAATACAAAAAGCAGAATATTTTATTAAACGCAAAGCTTGCGTATTGGAATTTGTCATATGCGAGAACCGTAATTGATTTCAGAAGATATTCTTTGGACAGGACGAGGAAAATTTTAGATTGGAATCAGAAGAGATATAATCTCGATTTGGCTGAAAAATCGGATTTGCTTCAATCCCAAGCCGCTTTCAAAACAAGGGAACTGAATTTGAAACTTGCTTATGAAGCCGAAGTAAAATCTTCAAGAGATTTTAACAGACTTATCAATGTTTCCGATCCAAAAGTAAGTTATCAAGTGGAAACTTTTATAACTTCTGGAAATAATTTTGAAAAAGATAAAAAGCTTGAGAAAAAAGGGTTAAGAGCTGATGTTCTGGCCGCTATGGAAGATGTCATAAGCGTGGCGCAGGCACAGATAGTTTCCGAAAAAGGAATGGGAGCAGATTTGGTGTTTACCGGTCAGTTTGCATTAAACGGTGTCAACAAAGATTTTCCGAAGGCAAGTTCTGATTTGGGAGAACTGAACAAGCCTTCATATTCGTTAGGTATCCGTTACAGTCTTCCGTTAGATTTTTCTTTAAGAAAGACAATCATCAGTGGATACAAAGCGGCACAGACGGCGGCTGAAAAAGCCGTAGAAAACGCTAAACTTCAAGAAAGCAATGATTGGTTCCAGTTGTTAGACAACTGGAGCAATGCCAAATCTAGATTTGCTCTAGCTATGGAAATAAGAAATATTCAGCAACAGAGAAATGCAGAGGAGCAGGATCTTTTGAAAAAAGGAAGAAGCACGACTTATCTTGTTTTGCAAAGCGAACAGGATCTCGATGACTCGTACTTAGGAATGCTTCAGACAATTATTGAACTTATAAGCATATATGAGCAGGCAGAAGCTTTTTACGGTGTTAATATAGAGTAAACCCAAAATGTGGTGCAGTCTGTTTTGTCCTGAAGTAATCAGAAGTCTTGGTTGCATTCGGGAAAATATAACGATAAAAAATATTATAAAAAATTATATAAGGGGAAAAAATGAATTTAGCAAAACTTTCAATTAAACGTCCAACTTTTATAATGGCGATACTTATGACCGTTCTGATACTCGGAGTGGTTTCTCTTAGCAAGCTCAGTGTCAGAATGTTTCCTGATGTAGATTTTCCTTATGTGGCTGCAATAATAACCTATCCTGGTGCTGGAGTCAACGAAATAGAACAACTGGTAACAAAACCCGTTGAAGACGCTGTGTCCAGTGTTGCTGGACTTAAGCATCTCACTTCGATAAATCAGGATAGTTTATCCATAGTGTTTGCAGAATTTGTTCTTTCAAAAGATCCCGATATCGCAACACAGGAGATAAGAGACAAAATTGGGCAGATAAGGCAGACTTTGCCGGAAGACATAGAAGAGCCGATAATTTTAAAAGCTGATATGGATAGTATGCCGCTTGTTACGATAAGTTTAAAATCAGACACGATGTCTCCGAAAGAGTTGTATGATTTTGCATATGATGTAGTGTCAAAAGATTTTTCGCAGGTATCGGGTGTTTCGCAAATACAGATCGTCGGTGGTTCAAGAAGAGAAATACATGTAAATGCCGATAAAATAAAATTAAAAGAGCATGAGCTTACTCTTACAGCTCTTGCTTCTAGAATTAAAGCAAACACTCTTAATGTTCCTGCCGGAAAAGTGGACAGAGGGGAAAAAGAAATAACCTACAGAACAATGGGAGAGTTTTCTTCCGTGAAAAAGATAAATGATGTCGTCGTCAGTTTTGTGGGCAACGATGTTCCGGTTACGGTTAAAGATGTGGCAACCGTCGAAGATGGTGTCAAAGATGAAATTTCAAGAGCCAGACTAGATTTTAAAGATGAAAATGGAAATATAATTTATGAACCCTCTTTATTAATGCATATTTACAGGCAGGCAAAAGGCAATGATGTCGCGATTTCAGATGGAGTAAAAAATAAAATCGATGAAGTAAATGTCAAATACCAAAAGTTCAATGGAAATCCCAAGATAACTCTTATTTCCGATACTGCGCAGGGGGTAAGAAGGAATCTTGCGGACGTAAAAGATACCATAGTTGAAGGTATTTTTCTTGCGGTTGTTGTTGTGTACTTTTTTCTCGGCAGTTGGCGTTCGACATTTATTACTGCTCTTGCTCTGCCGAACAGTTTGATAGGTGCTTTTGTGTTTATGTACGCTTTCGGATTCAGTTTAAATGTAATATCGCTTATGTCTTTATCGCTTGCCGTCGGGCTTTTGATAGATGACGCCATAGTTGTCAGAGAAAATATATTCAGGCATTATGAAGAAGGGGCTAATTCAATAAAAGCTGCTATAGATGGCACAAATGAAGTTACTTTGGCGGTTATAGCTACCACCAGTACTGTTATAGCTGTATTTTTCCCGGTGGCTTTTTTAAGCGGTATTATGGGACAGTTTTTCAGAGAATTCGGATTGACGGTAGTATTTGCAATGCTCATATCGGTTCTTGACGCCTTGACAATAGCGCCTATGCTTTCCGCTTACATAATTCCTCAACATAAAGAGACAAAGGCAAAAGCAAAAATGCGTTCAGGAATTTTGGGAATCGTCGAAAAATTTCGCAACGGACTGATTTATATTTTCAGATTGCTGACAGTGGTATGGTTTAATAAACTTTTTGGCTTTGTGGAATTTTGTTATGCGGGGCTGATTTCTTTTATTGTCAAAAAAGATTTGCTGCACAAAACATTTAATTTAAACAAAAAAATAAAAAATGTTTTCGTTTACATTATCAAATATAAAT encodes the following:
- a CDS encoding TetR/AcrR family transcriptional regulator, with translation MVRPSQNLNKKLIELGKEKIISYGIANLSIRQICLDGKINLGMFYYYFKSKENFIKAILRSLNNDLAAIWIVQSEKLSSSVEKLKKVLLINVKMIREKHGMIETLIKDTNIFDKFYVEIGKEMYSSWIKFYSNLINECKNDGYLDKNIDTDILIAIITGAVHSYAKKYNFCDYDDEKTYYADIEKMIDFIMEKFK
- a CDS encoding TolC family protein: MKKVKLLLLLSFVAAVPVYGEMLTMQQYLDIVSKNNSELQSVQANINAIKGKIAEIERAYSYFLSAGVTYADDQSGRPLVSDILTMERMTSFNTDVSVNKQFETGTNISIGLQGSYGNYNNRISSDYEVTDLSPFIKLEQSLLKDWKGGATKASIAQARANAKSALYLLEYKKQNILLNAKLAYWNLSYARTVIDFRRYSLDRTRKILDWNQKRYNLDLAEKSDLLQSQAAFKTRELNLKLAYEAEVKSSRDFNRLINVSDPKVSYQVETFITSGNNFEKDKKLEKKGLRADVLAAMEDVISVAQAQIVSEKGMGADLVFTGQFALNGVNKDFPKASSDLGELNKPSYSLGIRYSLPLDFSLRKTIISGYKAAQTAAEKAVENAKLQESNDWFQLLDNWSNAKSRFALAMEIRNIQQQRNAEEQDLLKKGRSTTYLVLQSEQDLDDSYLGMLQTIIELISIYEQAEAFYGVNIE